The Acinetobacter lwoffii genomic sequence TAATGAAAAATTTGGCGGCTTCATGCCAATATCTATTTATAAATAAAAAAATTTGAATGAGTGCAACGGATCGCGCATGAAAACAATTGCTCCACGCCAAGACCAAGGAATTCCAGGTGTTTACGGTCTCCTGCTTCTCGATGTCATTTCCCGCTGGGGTTATAACAATGAATCGCTTTTCCAACCTTTTAGCCTGACCAGTGAACAGTTGGCAGATCCTGATTTTCGTATTCCAACCCCTGTTGCCAACGAACTGGTCAAATATGCCCTGAAACTGACCGGAGAGCCGACCTTGGGTTATCATCTCGGCACACAGATGCGGATCTCGATTCATGGCTTTATTGGCTATGCGATTATGACGGCGAATAATATTACCGATGCGCTGGTACTGGCGAACCGATTTATTCAACTTCGTTTACCCTTCCTGCAACTGTTTTTCTCGACTTTTGGTGCTAAAGCCACGGTACAGCTGCAAACCGATATTCAGCTTGAACCGCTGCGCACCGAAATTTCCATTGCCTTGATGATTGGTCTGATCAGTATGGCCAAAGCCATTACAGGCGTTACCGATGCCACGGGAGAAATCGACTTCGATTTTAAGAAGCCGGAAGGTTTTGAACGCTTTATGGCGAAGTTTCCAACGCATCAGTTCCGTTTTGAACAACCGCATTTAATTCTGAGCTTTGATAAAAGTTACCTGATGAATAAGCTGGTGCACGCCGATCCGATTGCCAGCCAGATTGCGATTAACCAGTGTGAAACGGAACTTTCTGCCTTGGGCGAACGGCATCGGATTGCGATGCGCGTCCGAGATATCTTGACCCATGCCGAGCAGCATTATCTGAGTATTGAAAGTGTGGCAGATCGCTTACACATGTCTGACCGCACCTTAAAACGTCAACTCGCCGCCGAAGGCACCTCCTTTTCTACCCTAGTCGATGAAGTTCGTTACCGGCATGCCACCTCATTATTGTCCCGGACAGATTTCACTCTGGAACAGATTGCCGATGAACTGGGTTATAGTGATGTCGCCAATTTTAGCCGGGCGTTTAAACGCTGGAGTGGCCGCAGCCCGAGCAACTGGCGCAAAGATCCTTATTTATAAAGGAGCATAAGCCTTTTGTTTTTCTTAAAAAGAATGTATAAAACATGTCAAAAATGATCTTAAGATTTTTAAGGAGTTATCAATGAATCATCCTGCAGAATTAAAGTACGCAAGTACACATGAATGGGTCCGCATTGAGGGTGATCTTGTTGTGACCGGTATTTCCGATCATGCACAGGATGCGTTAGGCGATTTGGTCTATGTCGAAGCACCAGATCTTGATTCACATATCACTGCGGGCGAACAAGCTGGCGTGGTTGAATCAGTAAAAACAGCTTCTGATATTCATGCGCCGGTGTCTGGTGTGGTAGTTGAAATCAATCCTGATCTTGAAGATGATCCTGATTTCATTAATGACGACCCATATGGCAAAGGCTGGATTTATAAAATCAAGCCAGACAATATGGCAGATGTCGAAAAGCTGCTTTCCAATACAGAATATGAAGCTGGCCTCTAAACTGGTCTAAGATTCAGATAATCAGCCTCCGGGCTGATTTTTTTATTAAAGATTAATCGTTGTATTTCCCAGTTCAAATTAAATTTCATGCATTTATCATGAAATATCATTGTATTTTTCACTTATTTTTCCTAAAGTCTTGCTCATATCCATTTCGCTCCTGAATAGGTCGCGCTTATTTATAACAATAATTTCCCATGCTGAGCCCAGCGTCTTACAGCATATCATTTTAGGAAAATCATGAACGCCAATGCAGCGCCATTATGGACCAAGTCATTTGTGCTTTGTCTGGCCAACAACCTGTTTTTATTTATTTTCTATTTTGCGCAAACCACAATTTTGCCGATTTATATCTTAAAAGAATTAGGCGGCAACCTGACCCAGGCGGGGCTGGCCATGACTTTGTTTATGGTCTCTGCCATTGCAATGCGACCTTTTAGCGGTTTAATTATCGAAAAATTTGGGGTACGTAGAACCCTGATTATTTCAGAAGTGTTTTTTAGCCTGTTTTCACTTACTTATCTGCTGGCAGATCAGCTCACGATTCTGTTTATCATCCGTTTCTTCCATGGCATCTGGTTCAGTATATTGACTACAGTTTGCGTGCCTGTGGTGAACCAATTTATTCCGGAGCAGCGTAAAGGCGAAGGCATGGGCTATTTTGTCATGTCGGTAAATCTGGGGATTGTCTTGGGTCCTTTAATTGGTCTGAGCCTGATGGAATACTGGTCTTATTTTCAGGTCAGTACGCTATTGATCGCCTTAGTTTTTATCGGATTTGCCTTCTGCTTTTTAATTCCGGTAAAAGAGCCTGAAAAAATCATCAAAAATACTAACAAGAAAACCTCGCTTGAGCTGACAGATTTTGTGGAAAAGAAAGTGCTGCCTGTCGCGGTACTGGCCATGCTGATTTCTTTTTCTTATGCCAGCATCATGTCTTTTATTGCACCATATGCAGCCAGCAAGGATTTAATGGCCTATGCCGGCTTATTTTTTGTGATTTTCGCCATTTCCATGATGAGCCTCCGTCCGATCACCGGGAAAATTTATGATCGTAAAGGTCCACAATATGTGATTTATCCGGCGTTGCTGGCCTTTAGTCTGGGCCTGTTTTTACTTAGCCAGATTCAGACCTTATGGGGATTCATGCTGGCTGCGGTCATGGTTGGCGTGGGTTTTGGTAGTGTACAACCATGTATTCAAACCTTGGCGATTCAGGGTGCACCCAAGCATCGAATTGGCTATGCAACTTCAACTTTTTATACTTTTTATGATCTGGGGATTGCCATTGGTTCACTGCTGATTGGTGCCATCATTGCAGCTTACAGTTATCAGTTTGCTTTTATGCTATGCGGTATTTTAACCTTAAGCAGTATTATTTATTTTAAGCTGGTGGTGCAACGTAAAACCGTCTAGTTTTATGGATTGAATCGAATAATAAATAAGATCAATAAAAAACAGGCAGAAAATTCTGCCTGTGATTTTTTGAGCAAATATTTATTCTGACACCGAAGTATTCTCTGCTTGTTTCTCTTCCGCTTTTGGCTCTTGCATCATGGTGAATTGGGTTGCCTCTGTGGCTACGGTAGTGTCCTGTCGGTTACTTTTCAGCTTGATTTGTAAGCGCAGTTCATTGGTCGAATCGGCATTGCGCAAGGCTTCTTCATAAGAAATTTCACCCTGGTTATACAGGTCAAATAAGGCCTGGTCAAAGGTCTGCATGCCCAGTTCACGGGATTTAGCCATAATGGCTTTCAGCTCATGAAACTCGCCTTTCAGGATCAGGTCGGAAATCAAAGGCGTATTCAGCATGATTTCAATCGCTGCCCGACGGCCTTTACCATCTTGAGTCCGAATCAGACGCTGTGAAATAATTGCCTTCATATTTGAAGACAAATCCATCAATAACTGATTCCGGCGTTCTTCAGGGAAGAAGTTGATAATCCGATCCAAAGTCTGGTTGGCATTATTGGAATGCAGAGTTCCCAAACACAAATGGCCAGTTTCCGCAAAAGCAATCGCATGTTCCATAGTTTCAGTATCGCGAATTTCCCCGATCAGAATTACATCCGGAGCCTGACGCAAGGTATTTTTCAGTGCATTATGCCAAGAATGGCAGTCCACTCCGACTTCACGATGAGTAATCATGGATTTTTTATGTTTATGCACATATTCAACCGGGTCTTCTACGGTAATGATATGCCCGGCCGAATTTTCATTACGGTAGTCAATCATCGCCGCGAGTGAAGTTGATTTACCTGAACCCGTTCCACCGACCACCAGCACCAGTCCGCGTTTTTCCATAATCACATGTTTCAGCGATTCCGGTAATTTCAGTTTCTGGAAGTTTGGAATTTCTGCAGTAATGGTACGAATTACCATGCCGACATTGAGTTGTTGCTGGAACACATTGACCCGGAAACGGGAAACACCTGGCACGGTGATGGCAAAATTGCACTCGAGTTCAGTTTCAAATTCTTTACGCTGTTTATCATTCATCAAGCTGTAGGCAAACAGCTTGGTTTTTTCAGCCGTGAGTTCCTGCTGTCCAAAAGGTTTCATTAAGCCCTGATGTTTAATACTAGGTGGAAAATCAGCCGTAATAAATAAATCTGAACCGCCATATTCCACCACCTTAGTCAGCATGTGATGCATGAATTTTTTTGCTTCGTCCAACAATTCTGCCGTGAACATCTTTTCCCCCGGAAATGCACAACGGCACAAATCTCAATCTTAGATTTATGCCAAAATATTTTGATTTCATTGTGCAGCGTTTTTTTTAAAGCCTCAAACATATTTGATTTATAAAGAAAATATTTTAAATTTTTTATGTGATTTACTTCAATAAAAATGAAATTAACCTGCAATATGTACGCTTTTTTAAAGCAACTCTGCTCAAAAAGAAGATTGTCATTTAAATGGTAAAACTCTATCAGACGACTCATAATTTGTCTTTTACGACATATAGAGTGTTATTTTTTTCCTTATGATTACCAACTTCCCTATTTTTTATGTACCAATTTCGGTTCTACCACATGTAATAATGACTTATGAAAAATAGGACAATATTTATAAAAGTTGAACAAAACCGTGGAATTTTGCTCAAATAATAGGCGTGTAACTTCATAAATTATTAAAAAAAGCCTAGGGGGTGTCCTCATTTGAAGAATTGGTTTTAAATACTTAAAATCCTCCTTTGAGTTATTTTTATTTCTATATTTTCAATGGCACGTACTCTTCTTACCGATGATATCTGGCAGCAAATTCAAGATACTATGCGATTACATGGTTGCTACCGTTCAAAGAATAGTAGAAATATCATGGAAGCGATCTTATGGAAACTGCGTACAGGCGCCACATGGCGTGATATTCCTCAAGAATTTTGTCCTTGGCAAACTGCTTATAATCGTTTTAATCGTTGGGCAAGCAAGGGATTGTGGAATAAATTTTTTTTAGATTACGAGGCGTCTTGGATCAAGAATGGGTATTCATTGACGGAAGCTACATACGCGTGCATCAACATGCAAGTGGAGCTCGGAATGGTTTCGAAAGAGCAATTGGACAATCACGTGGTGGACGAACAACAAAAATACATCTTGCAACCGACGCGAATGGATTACCGATTGATTTTAAAATCACTGGGGGTGGCGTCCACGACAGTCAAGTTGCAAAACAACTGATTGATACTGTAGGCGAGGCAACTTATCTCATTGCTGATAAGGGGTATGATGCTGAGCACATTAGAATATATGCCCAGAACAAGGATATGATTCCCATCATTCCAATGAGATCAAATAGTAAAAGATCGAATAAGGAGTTTGATAAATATCTATATAAATTAAGACATTTAGTTGAAAATGTGTTTGCGAGATTGAAGCATTTCCGAGCGATTGCAACCCGATTTGATAAGCTTGCACGAAATTACCAGTCTATGATTTACATTGCTTGCATGTTTATTTGGTGTAAAGCCAAATGAGGACACGCCCTAATTCAGCTAAGTTAGGCTTTTTATTTTACTATAAGAATATGATTTATATAAAATAAAATAGAGAATTTCGTATAAGGTGTATTATGTTAATTTTAGGAATTCTTTAAATTAATCATTAATTCTGACTTATATTTCATTTAGTTATAGAATGTGCCAATTTATAACTTAACTACTTTTTTCATGCAATTTAGATACGATATAAACGGACTACGAGCAATCGCTGTTCTTGCTGTTGTCATTTTTCACTTTAATCCACAATGGTTACCAGGTGGATTTGCTGGGGTTGATGTTTTCTTTGTCATTTCTGGTTTCTTAATGACATCGATTATTTTTGGTGGTGTAGAAAAGAATATTTTTAA encodes the following:
- a CDS encoding MFS transporter is translated as MNANAAPLWTKSFVLCLANNLFLFIFYFAQTTILPIYILKELGGNLTQAGLAMTLFMVSAIAMRPFSGLIIEKFGVRRTLIISEVFFSLFSLTYLLADQLTILFIIRFFHGIWFSILTTVCVPVVNQFIPEQRKGEGMGYFVMSVNLGIVLGPLIGLSLMEYWSYFQVSTLLIALVFIGFAFCFLIPVKEPEKIIKNTNKKTSLELTDFVEKKVLPVAVLAMLISFSYASIMSFIAPYAASKDLMAYAGLFFVIFAISMMSLRPITGKIYDRKGPQYVIYPALLAFSLGLFLLSQIQTLWGFMLAAVMVGVGFGSVQPCIQTLAIQGAPKHRIGYATSTFYTFYDLGIAIGSLLIGAIIAAYSYQFAFMLCGILTLSSIIYFKLVVQRKTV
- a CDS encoding AraC family transcriptional regulator, whose translation is MKTIAPRQDQGIPGVYGLLLLDVISRWGYNNESLFQPFSLTSEQLADPDFRIPTPVANELVKYALKLTGEPTLGYHLGTQMRISIHGFIGYAIMTANNITDALVLANRFIQLRLPFLQLFFSTFGAKATVQLQTDIQLEPLRTEISIALMIGLISMAKAITGVTDATGEIDFDFKKPEGFERFMAKFPTHQFRFEQPHLILSFDKSYLMNKLVHADPIASQIAINQCETELSALGERHRIAMRVRDILTHAEQHYLSIESVADRLHMSDRTLKRQLAAEGTSFSTLVDEVRYRHATSLLSRTDFTLEQIADELGYSDVANFSRAFKRWSGRSPSNWRKDPYL
- a CDS encoding IS5 family transposase (programmed frameshift), giving the protein MARTLLTDDIWQQIQDTMRLHGCYRSKNSRNIMEAILWKLRTGATWRDIPQEFCPWQTAYNRFNRWASKGLWNKFFLDLRGVLDQEWVFIDGSYIRVHQHASGARNGFERAIGQSRGGRTTKIHLATDANGLPIDFKITGGGVHDSQVAKQLIDTVGEATYLIADKGYDAEHIRIYAQNKDMIPIIPMRSNSKRSNKEFDKYLYKLRHLVENVFARLKHFRAIATRFDKLARNYQSMIYIACMFIWCKAK
- the gcvH gene encoding glycine cleavage system protein GcvH encodes the protein MNHPAELKYASTHEWVRIEGDLVVTGISDHAQDALGDLVYVEAPDLDSHITAGEQAGVVESVKTASDIHAPVSGVVVEINPDLEDDPDFINDDPYGKGWIYKIKPDNMADVEKLLSNTEYEAGL
- a CDS encoding PilT/PilU family type 4a pilus ATPase; this translates as MFTAELLDEAKKFMHHMLTKVVEYGGSDLFITADFPPSIKHQGLMKPFGQQELTAEKTKLFAYSLMNDKQRKEFETELECNFAITVPGVSRFRVNVFQQQLNVGMVIRTITAEIPNFQKLKLPESLKHVIMEKRGLVLVVGGTGSGKSTSLAAMIDYRNENSAGHIITVEDPVEYVHKHKKSMITHREVGVDCHSWHNALKNTLRQAPDVILIGEIRDTETMEHAIAFAETGHLCLGTLHSNNANQTLDRIINFFPEERRNQLLMDLSSNMKAIISQRLIRTQDGKGRRAAIEIMLNTPLISDLILKGEFHELKAIMAKSRELGMQTFDQALFDLYNQGEISYEEALRNADSTNELRLQIKLKSNRQDTTVATEATQFTMMQEPKAEEKQAENTSVSE